Proteins from one Halovivax limisalsi genomic window:
- a CDS encoding DUF7472 family protein — MFDRESLIEMAAAVVCVLVILGGLLFVGSTYGDGQFLGEEGATMLIAVIVASILFATMVGVALAYTVSEPENGASA, encoded by the coding sequence ATGTTCGACCGCGAGAGCCTCATCGAAATGGCGGCGGCCGTCGTGTGCGTCCTCGTCATCCTCGGCGGACTGCTGTTCGTCGGCTCCACCTACGGGGACGGCCAGTTCCTCGGCGAGGAAGGTGCAACGATGCTCATCGCCGTGATCGTCGCCTCGATTCTGTTCGCGACGATGGTCGGCGTCGCCCTGGCCTACACCGTCTCGGAACCCGAGAAC
- a CDS encoding SWIM zinc finger family protein, whose product MSQTASPKTSLPVPDTARLDERSRRARTESMSVLALGDGLYEVEAESDETYLVDATSGRCSCPDHLFRGARCKHVRRVAIEITEGRAPPPGKLAATCTDCGETVFVDDPIEAPVYCEAHALSPGDRARDRESGATVTVVDVSDRRADATRISSTGETVAAYETNERYDPDEPVVAAVFPHATVRRNGPVPPELQVYLFPRTRLKAVAD is encoded by the coding sequence ATGTCACAGACAGCCTCTCCGAAAACGTCGCTGCCCGTTCCCGACACGGCTCGCCTCGACGAGCGGTCGCGTCGGGCGCGGACCGAATCGATGTCCGTCCTCGCGCTGGGCGACGGCCTCTACGAGGTCGAAGCCGAGAGCGACGAAACCTACCTCGTCGACGCGACGAGCGGGCGATGCAGCTGCCCCGACCACCTCTTCCGGGGCGCTCGCTGCAAGCACGTCCGCCGCGTCGCGATCGAGATCACCGAGGGACGCGCGCCGCCACCCGGCAAACTGGCCGCGACGTGTACCGACTGCGGCGAGACCGTCTTCGTCGACGACCCGATCGAGGCGCCGGTCTACTGCGAGGCCCACGCCCTCTCGCCCGGCGACCGGGCGCGGGATCGCGAGTCTGGGGCGACCGTGACCGTCGTCGACGTCTCCGATCGGCGGGCCGACGCGACCAGAATCAGCTCGACGGGCGAGACCGTCGCCGCCTACGAGACCAACGAGCGCTACGACCCCGACGAACCGGTCGTCGCGGCGGTGTTCCCCCACGCGACGGTTCGGCGAAACGGCCCGGTTCCTCCGGAGTTGCAGGTGTACCTCTTCCCGCGAACGCGACTGAAAGCCGTCGCCGACTGA
- a CDS encoding cyclase family protein — translation MLVDLSMPLTEDLPVFPGYPSFEATKIRSHEEDGAVSHALSLTTHLGTHVDAPAHFVPGGATVDDLPLETLTGAARVVDLRSHAGETITADVLAAEAGSIDEPIALLLTGDVDDSFEAADFFETAAVLDESGAEWLLEQSVSAVGNDFLTESISVDERPVHHALLGAGVPIVEYLCNVDDIVTADVVEFSCLPLSLPSLEAAPARAVARVDE, via the coding sequence ATGCTCGTCGATCTCTCGATGCCGCTGACGGAGGACCTGCCGGTCTTTCCCGGCTACCCGTCCTTCGAGGCGACCAAGATTCGCTCCCACGAGGAAGACGGAGCGGTATCACACGCGCTCTCGCTCACCACTCACCTGGGGACCCACGTCGACGCACCCGCCCACTTCGTTCCGGGCGGCGCGACCGTCGACGACCTCCCGCTCGAAACGCTGACGGGCGCCGCCCGCGTCGTCGACCTTCGGTCCCACGCCGGCGAGACGATCACCGCCGACGTCCTCGCTGCCGAGGCGGGCTCGATCGACGAACCCATCGCGCTCTTGCTCACGGGCGACGTCGACGACTCCTTCGAGGCGGCCGACTTCTTCGAAACGGCGGCGGTCCTCGACGAGAGCGGCGCCGAGTGGCTCCTCGAACAGTCCGTCTCGGCCGTCGGGAACGACTTTCTCACCGAGTCCATCTCCGTCGACGAGCGACCGGTGCACCACGCCCTCCTGGGCGCCGGGGTGCCGATCGTCGAGTACCTGTGCAACGTCGACGATATCGTGACGGCCGACGTCGTCGAGTTCTCGTGTCTGCCGCTGTCGCTCCCGTCGCTCGAGGCGGCTCCGGCGCGCGCCGTCGCTCGCGTCGACGAGTGA
- a CDS encoding IclR family transcriptional regulator translates to MSENGSKRRTIQTTGTVFEVIESLRDLEGATVTELADQLDVAKSTAHAHVSALEEQEFVVKEGTEYRLSLQFLELGVHVRDQMELSHAAASQLTKLATETGEAVWLIVEEHGWAVYLDKAMGENALQVQSTIGERSHLHYLAAGKALLAYLPRERVEEIVERRGLPRRTSNTITDVDDLFAELDAIRERGYAFNENEEIEGVRGIGAPIRANDRAVGAIGIGAPENRLRGERFREEVPNYLLGATNEIELRLTYANSRS, encoded by the coding sequence ATGAGCGAAAACGGTTCGAAACGGCGCACGATCCAGACGACCGGAACGGTGTTCGAGGTCATCGAATCGCTTCGCGACCTTGAGGGAGCGACGGTGACCGAACTCGCCGACCAGCTCGACGTCGCGAAGAGTACCGCACACGCCCACGTCTCGGCGCTCGAGGAACAGGAGTTCGTGGTCAAGGAGGGAACCGAGTACCGATTGAGTCTCCAGTTTCTCGAACTCGGGGTCCACGTGCGGGATCAGATGGAACTCTCCCACGCCGCCGCCTCGCAGCTGACGAAACTCGCCACCGAGACCGGCGAGGCGGTGTGGCTCATCGTCGAGGAACACGGCTGGGCGGTCTATCTCGACAAGGCGATGGGCGAAAACGCCCTCCAGGTCCAGAGTACGATCGGCGAGCGCTCGCACCTGCACTACCTCGCGGCCGGCAAGGCGTTGCTCGCCTACCTGCCGCGCGAGCGCGTCGAGGAGATCGTCGAACGGCGCGGCCTCCCCCGCCGCACGTCGAACACGATCACCGACGTCGACGACCTGTTCGCGGAGCTCGACGCGATCAGAGAGCGGGGCTACGCGTTCAACGAGAACGAGGAGATCGAGGGCGTTCGCGGCATCGGGGCGCCGATCCGTGCGAACGACCGGGCCGTCGGCGCCATCGGCATCGGAGCGCCGGAGAACCGCCTCAGAGGAGAGCGGTTCCGCGAGGAGGTCCCCAACTACCTCCTCGGGGCGACCAACGAGATCGAGTTGCGCCTCACGTACGCGAATTCGCGGTCGTAG